The Arachis hypogaea cultivar Tifrunner chromosome 19, arahy.Tifrunner.gnm2.J5K5, whole genome shotgun sequence genome has a window encoding:
- the LOC112779406 gene encoding uncharacterized protein isoform X1, with protein MEQKHVLLSALSVGVGLGVGLGLSSGQKWVGGGSHDVDELPGEQIVQELKKQIIDGKNSKVTFDEFPYYLSEKTRVLLTSAGYVHLKQQHFSKHMRNLSPVSRAILLSGPAEIYQQMLVKALAHFFESKLLLLDITEFSLKMQSKYGCSRRESCLKRSLSEVTMERMSGLFSNFSLLPSASESRGTEGRSSQGSHRRHRSSGQENRQSSGGNENFNNASKLRRTSSSSSDISTSLFGPNDSGSLQRTNHVSFDEKLFVKSLYKVLVSVSETSAIVLYIRDVDKLFLRLPTMYSMLQRLMKKLTGSVLILGSQVVDSDYCKEVDERLGILFPYNIEIKPPEDETQSGNWKAQLEEDMKVFQFQDNRNHIAEVLSTSGIDCDDLHSICHSDTMLLSNYIEEVVASAVSYHLMNTKDPQYRNGKLVVSAKSLCQALNLFQEGKVSGKDNTKTNETKDDAGEDGIGAKNDTRSDAQAPEKSEGEKSNPVTKKDGENSTPAKAAEPPPDNEFEKRIRPEVIPANEIGVTFGDIGALDEIKESLQEAVMLPLRRPDLFKGGLLKPCRGILLFGPPGTGKTMLAKAIANEAGASFINVSMSTITSKWFGEDEKNVRALFTLAAKVAPTIIFVDEVDSMLGQRNRAGEHEAMRKIKNEFMTHWDGLLTKPSEQILVLAATNRPFDLDEAIIRRFERRIMVGLPSAENREGILKTLLSKEKHENIDFKEVADMTEGYSGSDLKNLCMTAAYRPVRELLKQETMKEVERKKKAAQGQISEDMSNATEDKKGQSVTLRPLTMEDIRKAKNQVAASFAAEGSIMSELKQWNDLYGEGGSRKKEQLTYFL; from the exons ATGGAACAGAAGCACGTGCTGTTGTCTGCATTGAGTGTTGGGGTTGGGTTGGGTGTTGGGTTGGGATTGAGCTCAGGGCAGAAATGGGTTGGAGGAGGGAGCCATGACGTAGACGAGCTTCCTGGGGAACAGATTGTTCAGGAGCTCAAGAAGCAGATCATTGATGGAAAGAACAGCAAGGTCACTTTTGACGAGTTCCCTTATTACTTGAG TGAGAAAACTCGAGTTTTGTTGACAAGTGCTGGATATGTTCATTTaaaacaacaacacttctccaaaCACATGAGGAACCTTTCACCAGTAAGCAGAGCTATTTTGCTCTCCGGACCTGCAG AAATTTACCAGCAAATGCTTGTCAAAGCTTTAGCACACTTTTTTGAATCCAAGTTGCTGCTGCTAGATATtactgaattctctttgaag ATGCAGAGCAAATATGGATGCTCTAGAAGAGAATCA TGTTTGAAAAGGTCCCTATCCGAGGTAACTATGGAGCGAATGTCTGGTTTATTTAGTAACTTTTCACTCCTCCCGTCAGCAAGCGAAAGTAGAGGTACTGAAGGAAGAAGTTCTCAAG GTAGTCATCGTCGACATCGTAGTAGCGGACAAGAAAATAGACAAAGTAGCGGTGGAAATGAAAATTTTAACAATGCTTCAAAGCTCCGAAGGACTTCCTCTTCTTCATCTGATATAAGTACCTCCCTGTTTGGTCCAAATGATTCAG GTTCTTTGCAGCGAACAAACCATGTTTCTTTTGATGAAAAGCTATTTGTGAAGTCACTTTACAAG GTCTTGGTTTCTGTCTCAGAAACTAGTGCCATTGTTCTATATATCAGGGATGTTGATAAGCTATTCCTTCGATTGCCGACAATGTATAGTATGTTGCAAAGACTAATGAAGAAACTGACAGGGTCAGTGTTGATACTTGGTTCCCAAGTGGTGGATTCAGATTACTGTAAAGAAGTTGATGAACGGCTAGGTATATTATTTCCTTACAACATTGAGATCAAACCCCCTGAAGATGAGACTCAATCTGGCAACTGGAAAGCCCAACTGGAAGAGGACATGAAAGTATTTCAGTTTCAAGATAACAGAAACCACATTGCTGAAGTTCTATCAACAAGTGGCATCGattgtgatgacttgcattcAATCTGCCACTCTGACACTATGCTACTCAGTAACTACATTGAGGAAGTCGTGGCATCTGCAGTTTCCTATCATTTGATGAACACTAAGGATCCACAATACCGGAACGGAAAGCTAGTTGTATCGGCTAAGAG TCTGTGTCAGGCGCTGAATCTGTTCCAGGAAGGCAAAGTCAGTGGAAAGGATAATACAAAAACTAATGAGACCAAG GATGATGCGGGAGAAGATGGTATTGGTGCAAAGAATGATACAAGGAGCGATGCCCAAGCACCTGAAAAAAGCGAGGGAGAGAAATCTAACCCAGTAACAAAGAAGGATGGAGAGAATAGCACTCCTGCAAAAGCAGCT GAACCTCCTCCGGACAATGAGTTCGAGAAGCGAATAAGACCAGAGGTGATACCTGCAAATGAGATAGGGGTTACATTTGGAGACATTGGTGCATTGGATGAGATTAAAGAATCACTTCAAGAGGCGGTGATGCTTCCCCTTAGAAGACCAGACCTCTTCAAAGGTGGCCTTCTAAAGCCTTGTAGAGGTATATTGCTTTTCGGGCCTCCTGGTACAGGAAAAACAATGCTGGCAAAGGCGATTGCAAATGAAGCAGGTGCAAGTTTCATTAATGTTTCAATGTCCACCATAACTTCAAAGTGGTTTGGGGAAGATGAAAAGAATGTTCGAGCTTTGTTCACGCTTGCAGCAAAGGTTGCTCCAACTATTATTTTTGTTGACGAGGTTGATAGCATGCTTGGGCAGCGTAACAGAGCCGGAGAGCACGAGGCAATGAGGAAGattaaaaatgaattcatgacTCATTGGGACGGACTATTGACAAAGCCTAGTGAGCAGATTCTGGTTCTTGCTGCAACCAACAGGCCATTTGATCTCGATGAGGCTATTATAAGACGGTTTGAGCGCAGGATTATGGTTGGTCTTCCATCTGCTGAAAACCGGGAAGGCATCTTGAAAACTCTTCTAAGTaaggaaaaacatgaaaatatagACTTCAAAGAGGTTGCAGATATGACGGAAGGATATAGCGGGAGTGATCTTAAG AATTTGTGCATGACAGCGGCTTATCGGCCTGTTAGGGAGCTACTCAAGCAGGagaccatgaaggaagtg GAACGGAAGAAGAAAGCGGCACAAGGCCAAATCTCAGAAGATATGTCCAATGCTACAGAGGATAAAAAAGGTCAATCAGTTACCCTGAGGCCTTTGACCATGGAAGACATTAGAAAGGCAAAGAATCAG GTGGCTGCAAGTTTTGCTGCAGAAGGATCAATAATGAGCGAGCTGAAGCAGTGGAATGATTTGTATGGAGAAGGAGGTTCAAGGAAGAAAGAGCAACTCACTTATTTCCTATAG
- the LOC112777061 gene encoding F-box protein At5g52880 isoform X3 yields the protein MTLSPPFASFLIHFLLQSVEAALPKQKRNMAVKEFKLAMVAHKRRSKPQHQEEKDSFQLPHDVLVHIFSFLDMQSLVSVGLVCWSWNLAANDNHLWELQYVVLYGNAAKQQLINRVEDRNKRHLQDLTDTKSITDWKEAVNRAYTVYSDAGALAKKLTTNRGYCVNCRTVVWLNNSKCPNVHSGMISEVQEIKPVTPFQVVEYVLDDSLSLTSSSDSDSDSEGGPVSRLWALPKM from the exons ATGACACTCTCGCCGCCTTTCGCCTCCTTCCTCA TCCATTTCCTTCTTCAGAGTGTAGAAGCTGCACTGCCAAAGCAAAAAAGGAATATGGCTGTAAAAGAATTTAAGCTCGCCATGGTTGCTCATAAGAGGCGCAGCAAACCTCAGCATCAGGAAGAAAAAG ATTCGTTCCAACTGCCGCATGATGTTCTGGTGCACATTTTCAGTTTTCTCGATATGCAATCTTTGGTCTCGGTGGGGTTAGTCTGCTG GTCATGGAACTTAGCTGCAAATGATAATCATCTGTGGGAGTTGCAGTATGTTGTGCTATATGGCAATGCTGCTAAACAGCAGCTTATAAATAGGGTTGAAGATCGTAATAAGAGGCATCTGCAGGATCTCACAGATACCAAAAGCATTACTGACTGGAAAGAGGCAGTCAATAGAGCATACACGG TCTACTCCGATGCAGGAGCATTGGCAAAGAAATTAACAACCAATCGCGGATACTGTGTAAACTGCAGAACAGTAGTTTGGCTAAATAACTCAAAATGCCCCAATGTACATAGCGGAATGATCTCCGAAGTTCAGGAAATCAAGCCTGTAACACCATTCCAG GTTGTGgaatatgttcttgatgattctctATCCTTGACATCTTCCTCAGACAGTGATAGTGATTCAGAAGGAGGACCAGTTTCTAGGTTATGGGCATTACCAAAGATGTAA
- the LOC112779406 gene encoding uncharacterized protein isoform X2, translating into MEQKHVLLSALSVGVGLGVGLGLSSGQKWVGGGSHDVDELPGEQIVQELKKQIIDGKNSKVTFDEFPYYLSEKTRVLLTSAGYVHLKQQHFSKHMRNLSPVSRAILLSGPAEIYQQMLVKALAHFFESKLLLLDITEFSLKMQSKYGCSRRESCLKRSLSEVTMERMSGLFSNFSLLPSASESRGSHRRHRSSGQENRQSSGGNENFNNASKLRRTSSSSSDISTSLFGPNDSGSLQRTNHVSFDEKLFVKSLYKVLVSVSETSAIVLYIRDVDKLFLRLPTMYSMLQRLMKKLTGSVLILGSQVVDSDYCKEVDERLGILFPYNIEIKPPEDETQSGNWKAQLEEDMKVFQFQDNRNHIAEVLSTSGIDCDDLHSICHSDTMLLSNYIEEVVASAVSYHLMNTKDPQYRNGKLVVSAKSLCQALNLFQEGKVSGKDNTKTNETKDDAGEDGIGAKNDTRSDAQAPEKSEGEKSNPVTKKDGENSTPAKAAEPPPDNEFEKRIRPEVIPANEIGVTFGDIGALDEIKESLQEAVMLPLRRPDLFKGGLLKPCRGILLFGPPGTGKTMLAKAIANEAGASFINVSMSTITSKWFGEDEKNVRALFTLAAKVAPTIIFVDEVDSMLGQRNRAGEHEAMRKIKNEFMTHWDGLLTKPSEQILVLAATNRPFDLDEAIIRRFERRIMVGLPSAENREGILKTLLSKEKHENIDFKEVADMTEGYSGSDLKNLCMTAAYRPVRELLKQETMKEVERKKKAAQGQISEDMSNATEDKKGQSVTLRPLTMEDIRKAKNQVAASFAAEGSIMSELKQWNDLYGEGGSRKKEQLTYFL; encoded by the exons ATGGAACAGAAGCACGTGCTGTTGTCTGCATTGAGTGTTGGGGTTGGGTTGGGTGTTGGGTTGGGATTGAGCTCAGGGCAGAAATGGGTTGGAGGAGGGAGCCATGACGTAGACGAGCTTCCTGGGGAACAGATTGTTCAGGAGCTCAAGAAGCAGATCATTGATGGAAAGAACAGCAAGGTCACTTTTGACGAGTTCCCTTATTACTTGAG TGAGAAAACTCGAGTTTTGTTGACAAGTGCTGGATATGTTCATTTaaaacaacaacacttctccaaaCACATGAGGAACCTTTCACCAGTAAGCAGAGCTATTTTGCTCTCCGGACCTGCAG AAATTTACCAGCAAATGCTTGTCAAAGCTTTAGCACACTTTTTTGAATCCAAGTTGCTGCTGCTAGATATtactgaattctctttgaag ATGCAGAGCAAATATGGATGCTCTAGAAGAGAATCA TGTTTGAAAAGGTCCCTATCCGAGGTAACTATGGAGCGAATGTCTGGTTTATTTAGTAACTTTTCACTCCTCCCGTCAGCAAGCGAAAGTAGAG GTAGTCATCGTCGACATCGTAGTAGCGGACAAGAAAATAGACAAAGTAGCGGTGGAAATGAAAATTTTAACAATGCTTCAAAGCTCCGAAGGACTTCCTCTTCTTCATCTGATATAAGTACCTCCCTGTTTGGTCCAAATGATTCAG GTTCTTTGCAGCGAACAAACCATGTTTCTTTTGATGAAAAGCTATTTGTGAAGTCACTTTACAAG GTCTTGGTTTCTGTCTCAGAAACTAGTGCCATTGTTCTATATATCAGGGATGTTGATAAGCTATTCCTTCGATTGCCGACAATGTATAGTATGTTGCAAAGACTAATGAAGAAACTGACAGGGTCAGTGTTGATACTTGGTTCCCAAGTGGTGGATTCAGATTACTGTAAAGAAGTTGATGAACGGCTAGGTATATTATTTCCTTACAACATTGAGATCAAACCCCCTGAAGATGAGACTCAATCTGGCAACTGGAAAGCCCAACTGGAAGAGGACATGAAAGTATTTCAGTTTCAAGATAACAGAAACCACATTGCTGAAGTTCTATCAACAAGTGGCATCGattgtgatgacttgcattcAATCTGCCACTCTGACACTATGCTACTCAGTAACTACATTGAGGAAGTCGTGGCATCTGCAGTTTCCTATCATTTGATGAACACTAAGGATCCACAATACCGGAACGGAAAGCTAGTTGTATCGGCTAAGAG TCTGTGTCAGGCGCTGAATCTGTTCCAGGAAGGCAAAGTCAGTGGAAAGGATAATACAAAAACTAATGAGACCAAG GATGATGCGGGAGAAGATGGTATTGGTGCAAAGAATGATACAAGGAGCGATGCCCAAGCACCTGAAAAAAGCGAGGGAGAGAAATCTAACCCAGTAACAAAGAAGGATGGAGAGAATAGCACTCCTGCAAAAGCAGCT GAACCTCCTCCGGACAATGAGTTCGAGAAGCGAATAAGACCAGAGGTGATACCTGCAAATGAGATAGGGGTTACATTTGGAGACATTGGTGCATTGGATGAGATTAAAGAATCACTTCAAGAGGCGGTGATGCTTCCCCTTAGAAGACCAGACCTCTTCAAAGGTGGCCTTCTAAAGCCTTGTAGAGGTATATTGCTTTTCGGGCCTCCTGGTACAGGAAAAACAATGCTGGCAAAGGCGATTGCAAATGAAGCAGGTGCAAGTTTCATTAATGTTTCAATGTCCACCATAACTTCAAAGTGGTTTGGGGAAGATGAAAAGAATGTTCGAGCTTTGTTCACGCTTGCAGCAAAGGTTGCTCCAACTATTATTTTTGTTGACGAGGTTGATAGCATGCTTGGGCAGCGTAACAGAGCCGGAGAGCACGAGGCAATGAGGAAGattaaaaatgaattcatgacTCATTGGGACGGACTATTGACAAAGCCTAGTGAGCAGATTCTGGTTCTTGCTGCAACCAACAGGCCATTTGATCTCGATGAGGCTATTATAAGACGGTTTGAGCGCAGGATTATGGTTGGTCTTCCATCTGCTGAAAACCGGGAAGGCATCTTGAAAACTCTTCTAAGTaaggaaaaacatgaaaatatagACTTCAAAGAGGTTGCAGATATGACGGAAGGATATAGCGGGAGTGATCTTAAG AATTTGTGCATGACAGCGGCTTATCGGCCTGTTAGGGAGCTACTCAAGCAGGagaccatgaaggaagtg GAACGGAAGAAGAAAGCGGCACAAGGCCAAATCTCAGAAGATATGTCCAATGCTACAGAGGATAAAAAAGGTCAATCAGTTACCCTGAGGCCTTTGACCATGGAAGACATTAGAAAGGCAAAGAATCAG GTGGCTGCAAGTTTTGCTGCAGAAGGATCAATAATGAGCGAGCTGAAGCAGTGGAATGATTTGTATGGAGAAGGAGGTTCAAGGAAGAAAGAGCAACTCACTTATTTCCTATAG
- the LOC112777061 gene encoding F-box protein At5g52880 isoform X2 translates to MNMRSQIERYEKLGLRESLPKIYRYPIACREIGFILREAYIQFPKNLQSIIFHDTLAAFRLLPQIQTQSAVSAVHFLLQSVEAALPKQKRNMAVKEFKLAMVAHKRRSKPQHQEEKDSFQLPHDVLVHIFSFLDMQSLVSVGLVCWSWNLAANDNHLWELQYVVLYGNAAKQQLINRVEDRNKRHLQDLTDTKSITDWKEAVNRAYTGALAKKLTTNRGYCVNCRTVVWLNNSKCPNVHSGMISEVQEIKPVTPFQVVEYVLDDSLSLTSSSDSDSDSEGGPVSRLWALPKM, encoded by the exons ATGAACATGAGAAGCCAAATAGAGAGGTACGAGAAATTGGGGCTGAGGGAGTCTCTCCCAAAAATCTACAGATACCCGATTGCGTGCAGAGAAATTGGGTTCATTCTAAGGGAGGCTTACATTCAATTCCCAAAGAATTTGCAATCCATCATCTTCCATGACACTCTCGCCGCCTTTCGCCTCCTTCCTCA AATACAGACTCAGAGTGCCGTTTCTGCAGTCCATTTCCTTCTTCAGAGTGTAGAAGCTGCACTGCCAAAGCAAAAAAGGAATATGGCTGTAAAAGAATTTAAGCTCGCCATGGTTGCTCATAAGAGGCGCAGCAAACCTCAGCATCAGGAAGAAAAAG ATTCGTTCCAACTGCCGCATGATGTTCTGGTGCACATTTTCAGTTTTCTCGATATGCAATCTTTGGTCTCGGTGGGGTTAGTCTGCTG GTCATGGAACTTAGCTGCAAATGATAATCATCTGTGGGAGTTGCAGTATGTTGTGCTATATGGCAATGCTGCTAAACAGCAGCTTATAAATAGGGTTGAAGATCGTAATAAGAGGCATCTGCAGGATCTCACAGATACCAAAAGCATTACTGACTGGAAAGAGGCAGTCAATAGAGCATACACGG GAGCATTGGCAAAGAAATTAACAACCAATCGCGGATACTGTGTAAACTGCAGAACAGTAGTTTGGCTAAATAACTCAAAATGCCCCAATGTACATAGCGGAATGATCTCCGAAGTTCAGGAAATCAAGCCTGTAACACCATTCCAG GTTGTGgaatatgttcttgatgattctctATCCTTGACATCTTCCTCAGACAGTGATAGTGATTCAGAAGGAGGACCAGTTTCTAGGTTATGGGCATTACCAAAGATGTAA
- the LOC112777061 gene encoding F-box protein At5g52880 isoform X1, protein MNMRSQIERYEKLGLRESLPKIYRYPIACREIGFILREAYIQFPKNLQSIIFHDTLAAFRLLPQIQTQSAVSAVHFLLQSVEAALPKQKRNMAVKEFKLAMVAHKRRSKPQHQEEKDSFQLPHDVLVHIFSFLDMQSLVSVGLVCWSWNLAANDNHLWELQYVVLYGNAAKQQLINRVEDRNKRHLQDLTDTKSITDWKEAVNRAYTVYSDAGALAKKLTTNRGYCVNCRTVVWLNNSKCPNVHSGMISEVQEIKPVTPFQVVEYVLDDSLSLTSSSDSDSDSEGGPVSRLWALPKM, encoded by the exons ATGAACATGAGAAGCCAAATAGAGAGGTACGAGAAATTGGGGCTGAGGGAGTCTCTCCCAAAAATCTACAGATACCCGATTGCGTGCAGAGAAATTGGGTTCATTCTAAGGGAGGCTTACATTCAATTCCCAAAGAATTTGCAATCCATCATCTTCCATGACACTCTCGCCGCCTTTCGCCTCCTTCCTCA AATACAGACTCAGAGTGCCGTTTCTGCAGTCCATTTCCTTCTTCAGAGTGTAGAAGCTGCACTGCCAAAGCAAAAAAGGAATATGGCTGTAAAAGAATTTAAGCTCGCCATGGTTGCTCATAAGAGGCGCAGCAAACCTCAGCATCAGGAAGAAAAAG ATTCGTTCCAACTGCCGCATGATGTTCTGGTGCACATTTTCAGTTTTCTCGATATGCAATCTTTGGTCTCGGTGGGGTTAGTCTGCTG GTCATGGAACTTAGCTGCAAATGATAATCATCTGTGGGAGTTGCAGTATGTTGTGCTATATGGCAATGCTGCTAAACAGCAGCTTATAAATAGGGTTGAAGATCGTAATAAGAGGCATCTGCAGGATCTCACAGATACCAAAAGCATTACTGACTGGAAAGAGGCAGTCAATAGAGCATACACGG TCTACTCCGATGCAGGAGCATTGGCAAAGAAATTAACAACCAATCGCGGATACTGTGTAAACTGCAGAACAGTAGTTTGGCTAAATAACTCAAAATGCCCCAATGTACATAGCGGAATGATCTCCGAAGTTCAGGAAATCAAGCCTGTAACACCATTCCAG GTTGTGgaatatgttcttgatgattctctATCCTTGACATCTTCCTCAGACAGTGATAGTGATTCAGAAGGAGGACCAGTTTCTAGGTTATGGGCATTACCAAAGATGTAA
- the LOC112780125 gene encoding reticulon-like protein B1 isoform X1: MGESSLMHKIHDSSSASSSSSSEDEKRPALARQAATVKAKAKEKAIHYKAEVNRLFGREQPVHKVLGAGKAADIFLWRNKRSSGMVLGAGTMLWFFFERMEYHLITFICHFLIVSLAALFLWSNASVFIHNRAPVQVPQVAIPEDCLIHIVKALRFEINRAFLLLREIGTGRDIKKFLTVVGILWLISLVGSCFNFLTLFYLCFLLLFTLPLVYEKNEDQIDALAEKAMIEIKKQYAVLDAKVLSQIPVAGFKKD, from the exons ATGGGGGAATCATCGTTGATGCACAAGATCCATGACTCTTCATCGGCATCGTCGTCGTCTAGCTCAGAGGACGAGAAGAGGCCGGCGTTGGCACGCCAAGCCGCCACTGTGAAGGCAAAGGCGAAGGAGAAGGCGATCCATTACAAGGCGGAGGTTAACCGCCTCTTCGGCCGCGAACAGCCCGTCCACAAGGTCTTGGGAGCTGGAAAGG CGGCTGATATATTCCTATGGAGGAACAAGAGAAGCTCAGGGATGGTACTTGGTGCCGGCACCATGTTGTGGTTTTTCTTCGAGAGAATGGAGTACCACCTCATCACTTTCATTTGCCATTTCCTCATTGTATCTCTCGCAGCTCTTTTCTTGTGGTCCAATGCTTCTGTCTTTATACAcaa TAGGGCCCCCGTGCAAGTTCCACAAGTCGCAATCCCCGAGGATTGCCTTATTCACATAGTCAAAGCTCTGAGATTTGAAATTAACAGAGCCTTCCTTCTTCTCCGAGAAATTGGAACTGGCCGAGATATCAAAAAATTCCTTACC GTTGTTGGTATATTGTGGCTCATCTCACTTGTTGGGAGCTGCTTCAACTTCCTCACCTTGTTTTACTTAT GCTTTCTATTACTGTTCACATTGCCACTGGTGTATGAGAAAAATGAAGACCAGATTGATGCACTAGCAGAGAAGGCAATGATTGAGATCAAGAAGCAATATGCGGTGCTAGATGCTAAGGTCTTGAGCCAGATACCAGTGGCCGGGTTCAAAAAGGATTAA
- the LOC112780125 gene encoding reticulon-like protein B1 isoform X2, translated as MGESSLMHKIHDSSSASSSSSSEDEKRPALARQAATVKAKAKEKAIHYKAEVNRLFGREQPVHKVLGAGKAADIFLWRNKRSSGMVLGAGTMLWFFFERMEYHLITFICHFLIVSLAALFLWSNASVFIHKAPVQVPQVAIPEDCLIHIVKALRFEINRAFLLLREIGTGRDIKKFLTVVGILWLISLVGSCFNFLTLFYLCFLLLFTLPLVYEKNEDQIDALAEKAMIEIKKQYAVLDAKVLSQIPVAGFKKD; from the exons ATGGGGGAATCATCGTTGATGCACAAGATCCATGACTCTTCATCGGCATCGTCGTCGTCTAGCTCAGAGGACGAGAAGAGGCCGGCGTTGGCACGCCAAGCCGCCACTGTGAAGGCAAAGGCGAAGGAGAAGGCGATCCATTACAAGGCGGAGGTTAACCGCCTCTTCGGCCGCGAACAGCCCGTCCACAAGGTCTTGGGAGCTGGAAAGG CGGCTGATATATTCCTATGGAGGAACAAGAGAAGCTCAGGGATGGTACTTGGTGCCGGCACCATGTTGTGGTTTTTCTTCGAGAGAATGGAGTACCACCTCATCACTTTCATTTGCCATTTCCTCATTGTATCTCTCGCAGCTCTTTTCTTGTGGTCCAATGCTTCTGTCTTTATACAcaa GGCCCCCGTGCAAGTTCCACAAGTCGCAATCCCCGAGGATTGCCTTATTCACATAGTCAAAGCTCTGAGATTTGAAATTAACAGAGCCTTCCTTCTTCTCCGAGAAATTGGAACTGGCCGAGATATCAAAAAATTCCTTACC GTTGTTGGTATATTGTGGCTCATCTCACTTGTTGGGAGCTGCTTCAACTTCCTCACCTTGTTTTACTTAT GCTTTCTATTACTGTTCACATTGCCACTGGTGTATGAGAAAAATGAAGACCAGATTGATGCACTAGCAGAGAAGGCAATGATTGAGATCAAGAAGCAATATGCGGTGCTAGATGCTAAGGTCTTGAGCCAGATACCAGTGGCCGGGTTCAAAAAGGATTAA